The proteins below come from a single Fusarium verticillioides 7600 chromosome 3, whole genome shotgun sequence genomic window:
- a CDS encoding protein RAI1 codes for MMTKIMAAPFDQMDGFEMNATLYQGCIFIEENNAYKIASRSNEGNNKRRRGPPLEVMQFWGYKFETLSTLPAPWAETSRDFIENRENEVVNNKAQYCSVVRTGIGKSVLCLGGEVDAIWDSKPEEKGSPINWVELKTSAEIRNAGGMENFKRKLMKYWIQSFLLGVPRIVVGFRTQDGILVEAREMETHRIPDMVNADPNPKWNADMCVNFAATFLEWLTENINDEGVWRIRREPQSPTIELFKVEETGHGDILSDEFKNWRIKLALGPSDAS; via the exons ATGATGACAAAG ATTATGGCAGCACCTTTTGACCAGATGGACGG CTTTGAGATGAATGCCACTTTGTATCAA GGTTGCAT CTTCATCGAAGAGAACAACGCCTACAAGATTGCTTCCAGATCCAATGAGGGAAACAACaaacgaagaagagggccaCCATTAGAAGTAATGCAGTTCTGGG GATACAAGTTTGAAACGTTGTCGACTCTGCCAGCGCCTTGGGCAGAAACGTCCCGCGACTTTATCGAGAATCGAGAGAACGAAGTCGTTAACAATAAAGCTCAATATTGCTCTGTTGTCCGCACGGGTATCGGTAAATctgttctttgtcttggtgGCGAAGTTGATGCCA TCTGGGATTCCAAACCTGAAGAAAAGGGCAGCCCCATCAACTGGGTTGAGCTCAAGACATCAGCCGAGATTCGCAATGCGGGCGGTATGGAGAACTTCAAACGAAAGCTCATGAAGTACTGGATACAATCATTCCTTCTTGGTGTGCCGCGCATTGTTGTCGGTTTTCGCACGCAGGACGGCATTCTGGTCGAGGCAAGGGAGATGGAAACGCATCGTATTCCCGATATGGTCAATGCCGACCCAAATCCCAAATGGAACGCCGATATGTGTGTCAACTTTGCCGCCACTTTCTTAGAGT GGCTAACAGAAAACATAAACGATGAGGGCGTTTGGAGAATAAGACGCGAGCCTCAATCACCGACAATCGAGCTATTCAAGGTGGAGGAGACAGGTCACGGCGATATCTTGTCTGATGAGTTCAAGAATTGGAGAATCAAGTTGGCTCTTGGGCCCAGCGATGCTTCCTGA
- a CDS encoding protein RAI1 → MRQVSSLLRIMSARFSVQPIGRFAGASQPVKRPKEFACFSYDDNHEFHLDDSSLKYYYTPQLGADLSKGFDTFQKLDDTGDDHLDSLLKTIAAHEQETGKKIDANVVTWRGMMTKIMAAPFDQMDGFEMNATLYQGCIFIEENNAYKIASRSNEGNNKRRRGPPLEVMQFWGYKFETLSTLPAPWAETSRDFIENRENEVVNNKAQYCSVVRTGIGKSVLCLGGEVDAIWDSKPEEKGSPINWVELKTSAEIRNAGGMENFKRKLMKYWIQSFLLGVPRIVVGFRTQDGILVEAREMETHRIPDMVNADPNPKWNADMCVNFAATFLECKHCS, encoded by the exons ATGAGACAGGTGTCTTCTCTATTGAGAATCATGTCGGCGCGGTTTTCAGTTCAACCCATAGGCCGCTTTGCTGGTGCAAGTCAGCCTGTCAAAAGACCAAAG GAGTTTGCCTGCTTTTCATACGACGACAACCATGAGTTTCACCTAGACGACTCATCTCTCAAGTACTATTACACACCACAGCTTGGGGCTGACCTCTCCAAAGGCTTTGATACATTTCAGAAGCTGGACGATACCGGAGATGATCACCTCGACAGTCTCCTCAAGACTATCGCTGCACACGAGCAAGAAacaggcaagaagatcgatgcTAACGTTGTCACATGGAGAGGTATGATGACAAAG ATTATGGCAGCACCTTTTGACCAGATGGACGG CTTTGAGATGAATGCCACTTTGTATCAA GGTTGCAT CTTCATCGAAGAGAACAACGCCTACAAGATTGCTTCCAGATCCAATGAGGGAAACAACaaacgaagaagagggccaCCATTAGAAGTAATGCAGTTCTGGG GATACAAGTTTGAAACGTTGTCGACTCTGCCAGCGCCTTGGGCAGAAACGTCCCGCGACTTTATCGAGAATCGAGAGAACGAAGTCGTTAACAATAAAGCTCAATATTGCTCTGTTGTCCGCACGGGTATCGGTAAATctgttctttgtcttggtgGCGAAGTTGATGCCA TCTGGGATTCCAAACCTGAAGAAAAGGGCAGCCCCATCAACTGGGTTGAGCTCAAGACATCAGCCGAGATTCGCAATGCGGGCGGTATGGAGAACTTCAAACGAAAGCTCATGAAGTACTGGATACAATCATTCCTTCTTGGTGTGCCGCGCATTGTTGTCGGTTTTCGCACGCAGGACGGCATTCTGGTCGAGGCAAGGGAGATGGAAACGCATCGTATTCCCGATATGGTCAATGCCGACCCAAATCCCAAATGGAACGCCGATATGTGTGTCAACTTTGCCGCCACTTTCTTAGAGTGTAAGCACTGCTCATAG
- a CDS encoding STE/STE20/YSK protein kinase, giving the protein MADEGVAEHYQVLEELGRGSFGVVYKGIEKATGETVAIKHIDLESNDDDIQDIQAEIAVLSTCASSYVTQYKGSFLRGHKLWIVMEYLGGGSCLDLLKPANFSETHIAIVCRELLLGIQYLHNEGKIHRDIKAANVLLSETGKVKLADFGVAAQLTNIKSQRNTFVGTPFWMAPEVIQQDGYSFKADIWSLGITAMEMANGEPPLCHIHPMKVLFHIPKNPAPRLEGNFSKDFKDFIAQCLTKDYDRRPSAKDLLRHRFIRNAGKVEALQELIARRQMWDANQNRQKHPIYYQETLQTMTPKDEQQEWVFDTVKSVAPPPKRPTIKQHRKPSSIWNAEEAMKKLDVKDGPLGGTSPAPGTVRKSTVRRAPSVAQETSIRPGSPRGSIAPKRPLQPDMSFGNSGSTMRLFRRVPSDGSNGSQGNRPVSPDDVFCDENLPRPTTSPVEPYGKEAVLGRRLYNKAVEPSLAELHAQTCAMQKREALAKLSDAFAALDAVDPEGAYHLVTSMVSSISQDNKLSATILRQPAQKIPGDGTPQGTVIVKNNTPASSPTKLVMASNNPHLRSHRRRHADTPTMYEKNFDPEKLATENKYPGQEARSGMEHCKQLSDVLYSRWVDGLRIRWPAV; this is encoded by the exons ATGGCGGACGAAGGCGTTGCTGAGCATTATCAGGTcctcgaggaacttggcc GTGGCAGTTTTGGCGTTGTCTACAAAGGCATTGAGAAAGCAACTGGCGAAACGGTCGCTATCAAACAT ATCGACCTTGAAtccaacgatgatgatatccaagATATCCAAGCCGAAATCGCTGTTCTGAGCACTTGCGCCAGTTCTTACGTTACTCAGTACAAAGGCTCTTTTTTGCGAGGCCATAAGTTATGGATTGTCATGGAGTATCTCGGCGGCGGATCTTGTTTGGACCTG CTGAAACCCGCCAACTTCAGCGAAACGCACATTGCCATTGTTTGTCGCGAACTGCTACTCGGCATCCAATACCTTCACAATGAAGGCAAGATCCacagagatatcaaggccGCCAACGTTCTCTTATCCGAGACCGGCAAAGTCAAGCTTGCCGACTTTGGAGTTGCAGCCCAATTGACCAACATCAAATCGCAGCGAAACACCTTTGTCGGAACACCTTTCTGGATGGCCCCGGAGGTGATTCAGCAAGATGGCTACAGCTTCAAGGCCGACATTTGGTCTCTAGGTATCACAGCTATGGAGATGGCCAACGGCGAACCTCCCTTGTGTCACATCCACCCCATGAAGGTCCTCTTTCACATCCCGAAAAACCCGGCTCCTCGTCTTGAGGGCAACTTTAGCAAAGACTTCAAGGACTTCATTGCACAGTGCCTCACCAAGGACTACGACCGTCGGCCATCCGCAAAAGACCTACTACGCCACCGTTTCATCCGTAATGCGGGCAAGGTGGAGGCTCTGCAGGAACTTATTGCCCGTCGACAGATGTGGGATGCCAACCAAAACAGACAGAAGCATCCCATTTACTATCAAGAGACCCTTCAGACCATGACTCCTAAGGATGAGCAGCAGGAATGGGTCTTTGACACAGTAAAGTCTGTCGCACCACCTCCCAAGAGGCCGACGATCAAGCAGCACCGAAAGCCCTCATCCATCTGGAATGCCGAAGAGGcaatgaagaagctggacgTCAAGGATGGTCCTCTTGGAGGAACTTCTCCCGCCCCAGGTACTGTCAGAAAGTCAACGGTCCGACGAGCACCGTCTGTCgctcaagaaacatcaataCGGCCTGGTTCTCCCCGTGGTTCCATCGCTCCTAAGAGACCTCTCCAACCAGACATGTCGTTTGGCAATTCTGGATCGACTATGCGTCTTTTCAGAAGAGTCCCTTCAGATGGTTCAAATGGGAGTCAAGGGAACCGGCCAGTCTCCCCCGACGATGTCTTCTGTGACGAGAACCTTCCCCGTCCTACCACATCCCCCGTTGAACCGTATGGCAAAGAGGCTGTACTGGGGAGACGCTTGTACAACAAAGCTGTGGAACCTTCTCTGGCCGAGCTGCACGCTCAAACTTGTGCGATGCAGAAGCGAGAAGCGCTGGCTAAGTTATCTGATGCTTTCGCAGCCTTGGACGCAGTTGATCCTGAGGGGGCCTATCACCTTGTGACGAGCATGGtatcatcaatctctcaagATAACAAGCTCAGCGCTACGATACTCCGACAGCCTGCGCAGAAGATTCCTGGTGACGGCACCCCGCAGGGTACTGTGattgtcaagaacaacacccCTGCGTCGAGTCCAACTAAACTTGTCATGGCTTCAAACAATCCTCATTTGCGCAGTCATCGACGCCGTCATGCTGATACTCCCACAATGTATGAGAAGAACTTTGACCCTGAGAAGTTGGCCACTGAGAACAAATACCCTGGCCAAGAGGCCAGATCTGGCATGGAGCATTGCAAACAGTTATCCGACGTGCTCTACTCACGTTGGGTAGACGGTCTTCGAATTCGTTGGCCTGCTGTCTGA
- a CDS encoding protein RAI1, with translation MRQVSSLLRIMSARFSVQPIGRFAGASQPVKRPKEFACFSYDDNHEFHLDDSSLKYYYTPQLGADLSKGFDTFQKLDDTGDDHLDSLLKTIAAHEQETGKKIDANVVTWRGMMTKIMAAPFDQMDGFEMNATLYQGCIFIEENNAYKIASRSNEGNNKRRRGPPLEVMQFWGYKFETLSTLPAPWAETSRDFIENRENEVVNNKAQYCSVVRTGIGKSVLCLGGEVDAIWDSKPEEKGSPINWVELKTSAEIRNAGGMENFKRKLMKYWIQSFLLGVPRIVVGFRTQDGILVEAREMETHRIPDMVNADPNPKWNADMCVNFAATFLEWLTENINDEGVWRIRREPQSPTIELFKVEETGHGDILSDEFKNWRIKLALGPSDAS, from the exons ATGAGACAGGTGTCTTCTCTATTGAGAATCATGTCGGCGCGGTTTTCAGTTCAACCCATAGGCCGCTTTGCTGGTGCAAGTCAGCCTGTCAAAAGACCAAAG GAGTTTGCCTGCTTTTCATACGACGACAACCATGAGTTTCACCTAGACGACTCATCTCTCAAGTACTATTACACACCACAGCTTGGGGCTGACCTCTCCAAAGGCTTTGATACATTTCAGAAGCTGGACGATACCGGAGATGATCACCTCGACAGTCTCCTCAAGACTATCGCTGCACACGAGCAAGAAacaggcaagaagatcgatgcTAACGTTGTCACATGGAGAGGTATGATGACAAAG ATTATGGCAGCACCTTTTGACCAGATGGACGG CTTTGAGATGAATGCCACTTTGTATCAA GGTTGCAT CTTCATCGAAGAGAACAACGCCTACAAGATTGCTTCCAGATCCAATGAGGGAAACAACaaacgaagaagagggccaCCATTAGAAGTAATGCAGTTCTGGG GATACAAGTTTGAAACGTTGTCGACTCTGCCAGCGCCTTGGGCAGAAACGTCCCGCGACTTTATCGAGAATCGAGAGAACGAAGTCGTTAACAATAAAGCTCAATATTGCTCTGTTGTCCGCACGGGTATCGGTAAATctgttctttgtcttggtgGCGAAGTTGATGCCA TCTGGGATTCCAAACCTGAAGAAAAGGGCAGCCCCATCAACTGGGTTGAGCTCAAGACATCAGCCGAGATTCGCAATGCGGGCGGTATGGAGAACTTCAAACGAAAGCTCATGAAGTACTGGATACAATCATTCCTTCTTGGTGTGCCGCGCATTGTTGTCGGTTTTCGCACGCAGGACGGCATTCTGGTCGAGGCAAGGGAGATGGAAACGCATCGTATTCCCGATATGGTCAATGCCGACCCAAATCCCAAATGGAACGCCGATATGTGTGTCAACTTTGCCGCCACTTTCTTAGAGT GGCTAACAGAAAACATAAACGATGAGGGCGTTTGGAGAATAAGACGCGAGCCTCAATCACCGACAATCGAGCTATTCAAGGTGGAGGAGACAGGTCACGGCGATATCTTGTCTGATGAGTTCAAGAATTGGAGAATCAAGTTGGCTCTTGGGCCCAGCGATGCTTCCTGA